GAGTCTCTGAATTAGTTTGGGATTAACCCTAGCAAATGAactacaaggaagaagaagaaggaagtttaACAACAATATGTCTAAGAGGGTTTATGGCAACATCACCACCACTGTTGTCGTCGCTCACGGTGCATCCGCCGTGCCTAACGAACTCGGCCGGCGAAAGAAAACTGCCGTGGCAAACACAGACTATCTTGACTTCCTCCTTGTTACCTCCGTACCAATAAAGAAACCCTTCCACTCGTTTCCCGTCGGCTCCGACATCTCTTGTCGACACACACGGCATGTCTTCTAGAATGTTCCTCGCCTTCTCCATTCCCGAAACTTGCACATTCTTCTTCCTCGCATTTTTACCCTTCCCCTCGTTGACAGAACCAGGGACAACGAACCgatctttctcttccttttccttcGTCGGAGGAATCTTGAATCCCAAGATTGCCCTCGCCTTCTGTTCCTCTGTCTCGGCGGTtctgtttttatcttttgtcaGAGGATGAACCGGAGATTCCATAACTGTCCTCGTCTTCTCCGATCGCATCCTCTTCCTCTCTGTCTCTATCTCCGTTACGACAGGCAGAGAACGTGTCCGATCCAGCTGGAACATGTCTTTAGCACCACGCTGCATATCTCCGCCGCCGGATCTTCTTAGCTCATCGACGAAAATGAAACCTTGGGGTATTGAAGAAGATCGACCCAGTTCAAagttcttcctcttcctcgatcTCGGATCCGTACCAAACTGTCCATTAAGAGAAAGACCTAACGTGAGCTCAAcatctttctcctcctcctcttcttgaaCTTCTTTCTTGTTCGATTCTTGTTTCTGATCATCAGAGTCTGTTGTTTGACAAAGATAGTTGCTAGAGATGAAATACTTGTGCAAGAGATTGTTAGCAGCAAGATTAGGTACTTGAACGACTCCGTTGGGGATCCCACCACCTCTTCTTATCATCTccattaatcaaaaaaaaaaaaaaNAAAAAATCGAAAGAGAGAAGGAATGGGAGAAACGTCTTAGTTAGGCTATGAACTTTCTATTTTCgatctttgagagagagagagactacgAAAACAATCTTCGGTTTTTCCTTAAAAACAAAGCACCAAATGCATATTATAAACCGTAGTAGTACTACCaatttgtagtattttttataattttgtaggaaaaagagaaaagaagaaaagaaaagatcatGTTAATGAATTATATTACAAGCATAGTTGACGATGTGTTAGTACGGATACTTTACTTTATTTCTAGCACAAGTTGGCTTTTTAATGTAAC
The Camelina sativa cultivar DH55 chromosome 15, Cs, whole genome shotgun sequence DNA segment above includes these coding regions:
- the LOC104744278 gene encoding ninja-family protein AFP4-like, giving the protein MEMIRRGGGIPNGVVQVPNLAANNLLHKYFISSNYLCQTTDSDDQKQESNKKEVQEEEEEKDVELTLGLSLNGQFGTDPRSRKRKNFELGRSSSIPQGFIFVDELRRSGGGDMQRGAKDMFQLDRTRSLPVVTEIETERKRMRSEKTRTVMESPVHPLTKDKNRTAETEEQKARAILGFKIPPTKEKEEKDRFVVPGSVNEGKGKNARKKNVQVSGMEKARNILEDMPCVSTRDVGADGKRVEGFLYWYGGNKEEVKIVCVCHGSFLSPAEFVRHGGCTVSDDNSGGDVAINPLRHIVVKLPSSSSL